From the Pseudomonadota bacterium genome, one window contains:
- a CDS encoding DUF2813 domain-containing protein, producing MKLIEIKIQNFRGIRSLHLPLDNLTVLIGENNTGKSTVLEALRLVLTRGFGVRHDGRFTEYDFHLKDSTATPQTAEPISIILHFAEEQVDEWPDTISQQLDEVIQLDMGNGLNHIRLQANGNYEAESGSFETKWAFLDNNGAELHLKNATPLNLVSRFVPLFFLSAIRNASQEFGPRGQFWSGFLKSIQLPDEQRERIEEMLQEVNASVIGANEGLTEVTNRIADAKLLVPLDSDNPVVLEAIPTRVFDMVGKIQVHLKSCYGAKLPLHRHGEGTQSLAVLMLFQAFTVANLAEAYAPESSPLLALEEPEAHLHPSAIRSLGSFLKEMTGQILVTSHSGDLISRVPVTALRRLHKNNGETKIGRAADGTFSERELQAINYNICLSKGHYLFSRCWLLVEGESDYHLLPLLFDIMGHSQDQVSFSILEISQAIEKGEPLIKFAKALGVQWFLMADGDPAGTDYVNRANNHLAAGESLADRARTLAHHDIEHEFWHNGYQAFIESMVSQTRKGQIPTEAGGDAAKVTKLMIKAAIKNAGGKPAFAQVLATEVKQRGVGAIPQTIKDIISRVVQLAGD from the coding sequence ATGAAACTAATTGAGATCAAAATACAAAACTTCCGTGGCATCCGCTCGCTACATCTGCCACTTGACAACCTGACGGTGCTCATCGGGGAAAACAACACCGGTAAATCAACGGTGCTGGAGGCATTGAGGCTTGTGCTGACGCGCGGTTTCGGCGTACGCCATGATGGCCGTTTCACAGAATACGATTTTCATCTGAAAGACTCTACTGCAACACCCCAAACCGCTGAGCCCATTTCCATCATTTTGCATTTCGCCGAGGAACAAGTAGATGAATGGCCAGATACAATCTCCCAGCAACTGGATGAAGTGATCCAGTTAGATATGGGAAATGGCCTGAACCATATCAGGTTGCAGGCGAATGGGAATTACGAAGCGGAATCAGGATCGTTTGAAACCAAATGGGCATTCTTAGATAATAATGGTGCGGAACTACATCTCAAAAACGCAACCCCACTCAATCTGGTTTCACGTTTTGTGCCACTCTTTTTTCTTTCCGCAATTCGTAATGCCTCCCAGGAGTTCGGACCACGTGGTCAATTCTGGAGCGGTTTTCTGAAATCCATTCAATTGCCAGACGAACAGCGCGAAAGGATAGAGGAAATGCTTCAGGAAGTTAACGCTTCCGTAATTGGCGCGAACGAGGGATTGACTGAAGTCACAAACAGAATCGCCGATGCCAAGCTGCTTGTCCCACTGGATTCAGATAATCCTGTGGTTTTAGAGGCAATCCCAACCCGTGTCTTCGACATGGTCGGGAAAATCCAGGTTCATTTGAAGTCGTGTTACGGAGCAAAGCTCCCCTTACACCGACATGGAGAAGGAACGCAGAGCCTTGCTGTATTAATGCTCTTTCAAGCCTTCACAGTCGCCAATCTGGCTGAAGCTTATGCACCAGAATCTTCCCCTCTGCTGGCTTTGGAAGAACCTGAAGCTCATCTGCATCCTTCAGCTATTCGGTCGTTAGGATCATTTTTAAAGGAGATGACCGGACAAATTCTCGTGACGAGCCATTCAGGAGACCTAATATCGAGGGTTCCGGTTACCGCGCTACGTAGGCTGCATAAGAATAATGGGGAAACAAAAATTGGCCGTGCTGCGGACGGTACGTTTTCAGAACGAGAGCTTCAGGCTATTAACTACAATATCTGCCTTTCCAAAGGACACTATTTGTTTTCTCGCTGCTGGCTTCTTGTAGAAGGCGAATCGGATTATCACCTTTTACCGTTACTGTTTGACATAATGGGACATTCCCAAGATCAAGTCAGCTTCTCCATTTTGGAAATAAGCCAAGCTATTGAAAAAGGTGAGCCGTTGATCAAATTCGCCAAGGCACTAGGTGTTCAGTGGTTCTTAATGGCGGACGGAGACCCGGCTGGAACTGATTATGTTAACCGTGCAAACAACCATCTTGCGGCAGGGGAAAGCCTCGCCGACAGAGCACGGACTTTGGCTCATCACGATATTGAACATGAATTCTGGCACAATGGGTATCAAGCGTTTATCGAAAGCATGGTATCACAAACCCGTAAAGGCCAGATTCCAACTGAAGCGGGGGGCGATGCCGCAAAAGTAACGAAGCTCATGATAAAGGCGGCCATCAAAAATGCTGGAGGCAAACCGGCTTTTGCTCAGGTATTGGCGACTGAAGTCAAGCAACGCGGAGTCGGAGCTATCCCCCAAACAATCAAGGACATCATTTCCCGTGTCGTCCAACTGGCCGGAGACTAA
- a CDS encoding ParA family protein, producing MYVVSVINYKGGVGKTTTTANLSAELSWRGYNVLMIDLDPQASLTFSFIKPEEWKKHFSTLKTIKYWFDSFSDGSPSNLTDLIFSPKNVSTKLSGKGKLDLIPSHLGLINVDLELATELGGASLKQSKKNFLRVHKRLTNGIRQIDDEKYDLILIDCPPNFNVVTKTAIVASDNILIPAKPDYLSTLGIDYLKRSLDQLVSDFNEYVDIADDEPDEKIDPEILGVVFTMIQINNGKPISALRPYISQTKKLGIPVFDEYIRENKTIFSDAPQYGVPVVLNNYSAGTYADVVKEIEKFVTEFIDKSGI from the coding sequence ATGTATGTTGTGTCAGTCATAAATTACAAAGGCGGTGTTGGCAAAACTACCACAACAGCAAATCTATCTGCGGAACTTTCGTGGAGGGGATACAATGTCCTTATGATTGACCTTGATCCTCAAGCGAGCTTAACCTTTTCATTCATAAAACCTGAAGAATGGAAGAAACATTTTTCAACCTTAAAAACAATTAAATATTGGTTTGATTCTTTTTCAGACGGTTCTCCTTCGAATTTGACCGACCTAATTTTTTCACCGAAAAATGTATCCACAAAATTGAGTGGCAAAGGAAAACTTGATTTAATTCCATCACATCTGGGTTTGATTAATGTTGATTTGGAATTAGCAACTGAATTAGGTGGGGCAAGCCTAAAACAAAGTAAAAAAAATTTTTTGAGGGTCCATAAAAGATTAACAAATGGTATTCGGCAGATAGATGATGAAAAATATGATCTCATACTAATAGATTGTCCCCCTAATTTTAATGTTGTGACAAAGACAGCAATTGTAGCAAGTGATAATATTTTAATACCCGCCAAGCCAGACTATCTTTCTACATTAGGAATAGATTATTTGAAGCGTAGTTTAGATCAGTTAGTATCTGATTTCAACGAATATGTGGATATAGCAGATGATGAACCAGATGAAAAAATTGATCCTGAAATACTAGGAGTTGTTTTTACAATGATTCAAATAAATAATGGCAAACCAATTTCTGCCCTTCGTCCATATATTAGTCAGACAAAAAAGTTGGGCATACCAGTGTTTGATGAGTATATTAGAGAAAATAAAACAATTTTTTCGGATGCGCCACAGTATGGGGTTCCTGTTGTTCTTAATAACTATTCTGCTGGAACTTATGCTGATGTGGTTAAAGAAATTGAAAAATTTGTTACAGAATTTATTGATAAATCGGGAATATGA
- a CDS encoding MBL fold metallo-hydrolase, producing the protein MIKKTTVRVAFIDVGQGDTIVVSVPETHEAVIIDCIDAEAVISYLEKYDIRHVRGLILTHLHLDHCKGMMGFIANAKSQLNLICERVFFCHPYVNEKIWQRLQNDGDGHSDISPDETSRKRRFKDIRIEILKWAQSHRDRFKRLTKQVDISSLPLPGIIELVHPWEVDIDGLIGKSLNDISAVLKINGNGTSAILTGDLEPAGWNCLRKNKTEISGDVLKFPHHGAWKDSNPEDLLNTISPSVVVVSVGTDGDRYNHPNPHVFKTLNNHPDIRVLCTQATSQCIGEIDLKQKNLIKRFKQYCSETDAFFVEQKGCPCAGTIIIELGDSLKILQPNIEFHKDQIIKSYFHTPKCC; encoded by the coding sequence ATGATAAAAAAAACAACGGTAAGAGTCGCTTTTATTGATGTCGGACAAGGAGATACGATTGTCGTATCCGTTCCTGAAACACATGAAGCAGTAATTATCGATTGTATCGATGCCGAAGCGGTTATAAGCTATCTTGAAAAATATGATATTCGTCATGTACGAGGATTGATCCTAACTCATTTGCACCTTGATCATTGCAAAGGAATGATGGGTTTTATTGCCAATGCCAAAAGTCAGCTTAATTTGATTTGTGAGCGCGTGTTTTTCTGCCATCCATATGTTAATGAAAAAATCTGGCAACGACTTCAAAATGATGGAGATGGCCATTCTGATATTTCTCCAGACGAAACTTCCAGAAAACGGCGATTCAAGGATATTCGCATAGAAATCCTCAAATGGGCTCAGTCGCATCGCGATCGTTTCAAAAGGCTGACGAAACAGGTGGATATAAGTAGTCTCCCGCTTCCTGGAATTATCGAACTGGTTCACCCTTGGGAAGTGGATATTGATGGGCTCATAGGAAAAAGTCTGAATGATATTTCCGCTGTTCTGAAAATAAATGGAAATGGAACGAGTGCAATTCTAACCGGTGATTTAGAACCCGCTGGTTGGAATTGCTTGAGGAAAAACAAAACCGAAATATCCGGCGATGTATTGAAGTTCCCACACCATGGCGCATGGAAAGACAGTAACCCAGAAGATTTATTGAATACAATATCTCCGTCTGTGGTTGTTGTTTCAGTCGGGACCGATGGGGATAGATACAATCATCCAAACCCGCATGTCTTTAAAACACTAAATAATCATCCTGACATCCGTGTTCTATGTACTCAGGCTACAAGCCAATGCATAGGGGAAATTGATTTAAAACAAAAAAACTTGATCAAGCGGTTTAAACAATACTGTAGTGAAACGGACGCGTTTTTTGTCGAGCAAAAAGGGTGTCCATGTGCTGGAACCATTATTATAGAACTTGGAGACTCGCTTAAAATTCTTCAGCCGAACATTGAATTTCATAAAGATCAAATAATCAAATCATATTTCCACACTCCAAAGTGCTGCTGA
- a CDS encoding SAM-dependent methyltransferase — protein MSLSDVHTQEFPYRPLSQNARNAVFGVLKEYDFTPGTMIKEEYPFLGIDKREFKANAIAFTHETHRTPDYTGFSVFNTTDERDERKLVTILARSAAPFHFIHKDKKKNFSFWFTNVNDRKAGKLESIKIESDVSYGNLSSALRQYSEDLNRSHIINVKQGIEEFTHSRFKEFGHFQLSLWAIDVTGESLVKHFGHAVNNLARYRDSKSGRPIPNKDVTDIAIQLLGAVILADNGTLGRDIQNNKPGIEELIAAARRKFPNYFNTQLLSQWEKAADLTYHNLTELCYSGFSPEMLTSLYREAYPDKEDRKALGRYDTPLYLTRRIWKTIPVEFLPPEKRVVADMTCGWGSFLIAGFERMSRMIDMREKSLRELITGNDMDNFTARLSGLGLLISTSEDSWDIESHDSEEWMAKKYGQTGPGIIVGNPPFAGDRKTIKGETHRHQKADKFMECAIKYLTPGGYMAMIMPQSFTISEASPNLRKMLLHNCDVQEIWELPDGLFPDATVRTAVLFARKKERSSQSVFPVRTRTLQKNTIGRFEESGTFTRSTYFSDQARWDENSSKSSDSVNTHIMDFKFILLESSWDRIESCCTKFENIAEIISGAIVGKNPKNKSWRDYPYPEEVNWLTGAKNVIKDSFNLVYDSEVTIVYPNDLEKPRKNKNPKRDKEHLLKGKKILLSSNTDPSWGKRVKVAIERRGYYVSDSFIVIAPKSEMEKRHITHEVVAAVMNWKISNAWIVEHLKHPKIPMRAVQSIPFPTLSKKDCEILNKAVLEIEESIVKNGKPSDDAYSKIDNVLKDAYRLSDEEYERVTSIYEWDTKPKITIDKLPDVDANWKTTGVVDSIDIDNGTITLWISDFDELQTVPISPSMPGWLLRPETAFRTNIPRESLRKRSLGNAYLEKFSPQDYTYLSEEEIFRKLEKVLS, from the coding sequence ATGTCATTATCTGACGTTCATACACAGGAATTCCCATATAGGCCGCTAAGTCAAAATGCCCGCAATGCGGTTTTCGGTGTTCTAAAAGAATACGATTTTACACCTGGAACGATGATCAAGGAAGAATATCCATTTCTTGGCATCGATAAACGGGAATTTAAAGCAAACGCAATTGCCTTTACCCACGAAACACACCGAACACCTGATTATACTGGTTTTTCTGTTTTCAATACCACGGATGAAAGAGATGAGCGCAAGCTCGTTACGATTCTTGCTCGTTCCGCCGCACCCTTTCATTTCATTCATAAGGACAAGAAAAAGAATTTTTCGTTTTGGTTTACCAATGTCAACGATAGAAAAGCAGGAAAATTAGAGTCCATAAAAATCGAATCCGATGTCAGCTATGGCAATCTATCCAGTGCTCTGCGTCAATATTCAGAGGATTTAAACCGCAGCCATATTATCAATGTTAAACAGGGGATAGAGGAATTTACCCATTCACGTTTCAAAGAATTCGGTCATTTTCAGCTATCACTTTGGGCTATCGATGTAACCGGCGAATCATTAGTGAAACATTTTGGGCACGCGGTAAACAATCTGGCAAGGTATCGGGATTCAAAAAGCGGAAGACCCATACCCAATAAAGATGTAACAGATATTGCCATACAGCTTTTAGGCGCTGTAATACTAGCGGATAACGGAACGCTGGGACGGGATATTCAGAACAATAAACCAGGGATTGAAGAACTTATAGCTGCAGCAAGGCGCAAATTTCCAAACTATTTCAATACACAGCTCCTCAGTCAATGGGAAAAAGCGGCCGATTTGACTTATCATAATTTAACGGAATTGTGTTACTCAGGTTTTTCACCGGAAATGCTTACAAGTCTCTACAGAGAGGCTTATCCTGACAAAGAAGACAGAAAAGCATTAGGCCGCTATGACACCCCGCTTTACCTTACCCGCCGTATCTGGAAAACCATCCCTGTGGAATTTTTACCTCCCGAAAAAAGGGTAGTGGCGGATATGACCTGTGGTTGGGGTAGTTTCCTCATCGCCGGATTCGAACGGATGTCGCGTATGATCGATATGAGAGAGAAATCACTCCGAGAATTAATAACCGGAAATGACATGGATAATTTTACGGCACGTTTGTCCGGTTTGGGATTACTCATTTCAACATCCGAAGACAGTTGGGATATAGAGAGCCACGATTCGGAAGAATGGATGGCAAAGAAATATGGTCAAACAGGTCCTGGTATCATAGTTGGGAATCCACCTTTCGCCGGAGATCGAAAAACAATTAAAGGAGAGACGCACAGACATCAAAAGGCAGACAAATTCATGGAATGTGCAATCAAATACCTTACACCTGGCGGATATATGGCCATGATCATGCCTCAATCCTTTACTATTTCAGAGGCGTCCCCAAATCTTCGCAAAATGCTTTTGCACAACTGTGACGTACAGGAGATATGGGAACTGCCCGATGGGCTTTTTCCTGATGCAACAGTCAGAACAGCTGTCCTTTTTGCTCGAAAGAAAGAGCGTTCGTCTCAAAGTGTTTTCCCCGTTAGAACCCGAACACTGCAAAAAAACACGATAGGAAGGTTTGAAGAATCTGGAACTTTTACAAGATCGACATACTTTTCCGACCAGGCTCGTTGGGATGAGAATTCCAGTAAGTCATCAGACTCCGTGAATACACATATAATGGATTTTAAATTTATTCTGCTGGAATCATCTTGGGATAGAATAGAATCATGTTGCACAAAGTTCGAAAACATTGCTGAAATCATTTCTGGCGCAATAGTCGGTAAAAACCCGAAAAATAAAAGTTGGCGAGACTATCCGTATCCAGAGGAAGTGAATTGGCTTACGGGTGCAAAAAATGTAATAAAAGATTCTTTTAACCTTGTTTATGATTCAGAAGTTACCATAGTTTATCCAAATGATTTGGAAAAACCGCGTAAAAATAAAAATCCAAAAAGAGATAAAGAACATCTTCTTAAAGGAAAAAAAATATTGCTATCTTCTAATACTGATCCAAGCTGGGGCAAACGTGTGAAAGTAGCAATTGAGAGAAGGGGATATTATGTATCGGACAGTTTTATAGTTATTGCACCAAAATCAGAGATGGAAAAGAGACATATTACTCATGAGGTTGTTGCCGCGGTAATGAATTGGAAGATCAGTAATGCCTGGATCGTTGAACATCTTAAACATCCTAAAATACCGATGCGCGCTGTGCAAAGTATACCTTTTCCGACCCTGAGCAAGAAAGATTGTGAGATTTTAAATAAGGCGGTACTTGAAATAGAAGAGTCCATAGTTAAAAATGGGAAACCATCCGATGATGCATATTCAAAAATAGATAACGTATTAAAGGATGCATACAGACTCAGCGATGAAGAATATGAGCGGGTAACATCCATATATGAATGGGACACAAAGCCAAAGATTACTATAGATAAATTACCAGATGTGGATGCTAACTGGAAAACGACCGGTGTGGTAGACAGTATCGATATCGATAACGGTACAATAACTCTCTGGATAAGTGATTTTGATGAATTGCAAACCGTACCGATTTCGCCATCTATGCCGGGATGGCTGTTGCGGCCGGAAACTGCATTCCGGACAAACATTCCGCGGGAAAGTCTGAGAAAACGTAGTCTTGGGAATGCTTATTTGGAAAAATTCAGTCCTCAGGATTATACATATTTAAGTGAAGAAGAGATATTCCGGAAATTGGAAAAAGTCCTTTCGTAA
- a CDS encoding MerR family transcriptional regulator yields MRKLTGATENQFKYWVKLHVITPIRIGKTHYYSFRDIVKLRVLVQLRRNGLSLQKVRKGIDNLSSILPNTEDHMTRLMIHTDGIDMIVVEKGNYYSAITRQQYFTFDTGKIESEMIKLQKTECDYLKKENIGGLEKEIHKTVEA; encoded by the coding sequence GTGCGTAAGCTGACTGGGGCTACGGAAAACCAATTTAAATATTGGGTCAAGCTACATGTTATCACACCTATACGTATTGGAAAAACCCATTATTATTCGTTTAGAGATATCGTTAAATTACGGGTTTTAGTCCAGTTGAGGCGGAATGGATTGAGTCTTCAGAAAGTAAGAAAGGGTATTGATAATTTATCTAGTATACTACCAAATACTGAAGATCACATGACCCGATTGATGATTCATACGGACGGTATCGATATGATCGTTGTTGAAAAAGGTAATTATTACAGTGCAATTACAAGACAGCAGTACTTTACATTTGATACCGGCAAAATCGAATCGGAAATGATCAAGCTGCAAAAAACGGAATGCGATTATTTAAAGAAAGAAAATATTGGCGGGCTTGAAAAAGAAATTCATAAAACCGTTGAAGCTTGA